The genome window GTTGTAGATAAGCGAAGCCAGGACGGCCCCTGTGAGGGGTCCCACCCAGAAGATCTGAGGAGACAGACTAGGTGTGAGCTCTCAGCAGCACATGGGGGTTCGGAACCCTTCCTGTTCCCTGCCCCCAACCTGGCCCCAGGGATTCACAAATGCctacagggcaggagcctgggcGCTGTGAGGAAGGGCGAGGAACCTCCCCTTCCTTGCAGGGGCGCCTGGAGGGTGCGGGCAGAGCCGGGGCTCCAGTCTGCTCACCCactcctgcctctctcctctcACCTCTCCTGTTTTAGCTCTGACTATTgctgtttctgtctctgcctctgtgtggtctatttctgtttgtctttttctttattcaaGTTTGAAAATTGGTCCAGCTGGAGAAAGTGAAGATGGAAACAGCCGGAACCTGAAGCCTGGGCCAAGGCTGCAGCTCCTGCCCTGGTCCATTTGGGTGCCTGGGTTCTGCAGGATGTTGGAGCTGAGACGAGCTGGCAGGCACTGGGAGCTCACCTTGGCTTTTTGAAAGTGGGGAAATCTGCCCTCCTGGGTGGCCTGACTAGCCTGGGGGCAGGAAGTGGTTTATCTAACTCTGCTTGGATTCCTGACGGGGAAAACCTGATATCTCTATCCCTCTGCTAGGTCCCCCACAACCCCAGGCCATCCCCACAACCCCAGGCTATACCCGTGGGGGTCCTCACCCAGTGGACTGCGAACTTGCCAACAATGACGGCAGGACCAAAGGAGCGAGCTGGGTTCATTGAGCAGCCGGTGAAGTAGATCTGGGGAGGAAGTGGGCGGGGGGAGTATGAGGAGGTTTGAAGCAGTCTGGAGAAGGACATTCCCCTCTGCTCTAGCTCAGACACTCCCCTGTATTCCAGGGCACGCCCTCAGTCATGGGGCACGAGGGCCCCGGGGAGAGACACTTCCTGACCTTTGGGGTGCTGCAGCTTCCCCCGGGGATGGCGCCAGCATGTCCTGCTTTGTCCCTTACCCCAATGAGGTGGCCCAGTGCCACAGACGTCCCGATCATGGCGGCTGGGGACCCCAAGGTCTGCCGACTGTCCGTGGAGGCGAAGACACAGAGCACGAGCTGCAGCGTCAGGACCAGCTCCACGGCCACTGCCTGGCCGATTGAGGTGCTGTTGTGAACCTTGGCAGAGAGGGTTACACAGGAGTGGCCACGGACTCCGAGCACGGGATGGCGAGGCTCCCGGGCCTCGTCTCCTCGGGTATGAAGGGTCAGAAGCTCAGGAGGTCTGTGCGGCCAGCTCACGTCACACGCAGAAGGCTGCTCCCCGTGGAAGCCCCtggcccctcccccgcccccctaCACACTGAGGCCTGCCATCCAGGGCTTGACACCAAGGTAAAGGAATGACAAAGCGTGAGGGTAGAATTCGGGAGGCCCGTGGGAgggggtagaggcaggtggagcaaAGATGATGGAGGGGAGTGAAGCAGGCCCTAGGACACTGGGAAAATGGCAGGGCAGGCCACGCCCAGTAAAACCGGAGCACATAGGGCCCTCTGCCCCAACCCGGCCCCACTCGGCCTCGCCAACCCTTAGCTGCCCGGTCCTTCTGATCCCCCCCgccacatacacaacacacactttGTAAAGCCTTTTCCTGCCCCAAGTGTTCATTATACCATGTTTCCACTTCTGCCCGGCCTAGGCAAATGCTGAAGGCCACTCCTCTGGGGCCCTGCACCTGCGTGGCCTCATGGATTCCCCCTCCCTGCCACCTCTCCTCCTGTCTGGCCTCCCACCCCGACCACCTGACTCTCTCAGGTGCCCTGTGGCCTGCCGCATGCCCGAGCCCCTTTGTACCTACCACGTTGACCCCCAGGGTCTCTCGGACACCTCCCGGAGTCACCCCGTAGAGGAGAGCTGCGCCAACGGTGGCCCCTGCCAGCTGAGCAGCTATGTAGGCCACGGCTCGGGGCAGAGAGATGTAGGAGCCCACGAGGTAGGCCAGGGTCACGGCAGGATTGGCATGGGCACCGCTGGTCTTCCAGGAGATCTGCACGGCCGTGGCCGTGGCCAGGTTGAAGGTGATGGCAATCTGCAGCACAGACGGGAGCGCCACAGGCCAGGGCAGGACGGAGCCCACACCAAAGAACACGTACAGCCCCGTGGCCAGGAACTCGGCAAACAGAGCCTTGCTGATGGCCGTCCAGAGCCTGCCGGCCAGCAGCTTCACCCTGCTGCACAGCACTGCCTCCATGTCTCCCTCTCCTTCAGGTCTGCACCTTCTCTGCTGTCCCCCCTTTCTGTGGTGGCTCAGGAGCCCAGCTAGGGCGCCCCCAGCACCCTGCTGTCCCTAGGAGCAAGCTGCTCAGACTGGTGGGGAGCCCgctgctgggattatgggtgtctgggggtgggagggtgctCACGTGCCTGCTCCAGTTTGGGCTCACCTGACAGGAGGGGCCCAGACCGGTCAGGGGGCAGCGCTGGGCACTGAGCTGGAGCCTCCCGGGACAGCCAAGCACTGTCCACTGAGAGCTGGACACTCGCCAGGTCCCTAATGTCAGCCTAGAGACAGCAAGATCGCTGAGAACCCCAAGCCCAAGCCTGCTGCGGGGTGTTGTGACCTAAATGCCTGGCCTGAAGAGGTGGAGTGTATTCCATACCCCCCCAGCCTAGGTGGGAAATTAAGTTCTTTCCACCTTTCCCACCTAAAACGTCACTGCCGGGTCTCAGGTGTCAGCTTTCCTGAGGACCACCTGGTCCTGGCTGTGTGGAAGGGGACTCGAAGCTGGGCTTGGCCACATAGTCACTCAAACTGTGCCAGCTGCAGCATGAGGTCCTGAAAAGAAGTCCTGACCTATCCGCCAGTGGGCATTTCCCTAGACTCTTCCTCAGTTCCAGCCTCTGGACCTTCTCTCACCCCCTTCACAGCCCTGGCTCTCCATCTGTCTACCTCTCGGGAACCCCCTCCCCTCATTCCTGTGATTTATTAAATCAGATGGCTTATCTACCTTTGTGGCTATGTTCGTCCTAAACCGTCACCTGTGCCTAGACTTTATCCCACTGTCCCCTAGCAATAGGAGGAGGCGTTTTCTCAAGGGGTGTTCCCTCTGTGAAGCTGTCCAAACAATACCCACGCCCCACCCTGCCCTGCCTGCCCACGGATGCCCACCATGCCCCCTCTGTCCACAGGCTCCTCAGAGTCTGCCTcaaccttcccttcctcccactcctctttTCTCCAGCTGGTGGCCCCTAGGAAGTGTCCTTGACTCCTTACCCCAGGAAATGCATCTAGCCCTGCTGGTTCTGAATCCTGCGGGCATCGGGGCTGCACCATCCTCCTGCCACCCGCAGCCATCAGCCAGCCTGTGCCCTCACTTTGCTCTGGTCAGTTCTCCACACTGCAGTCTGAATGACATTTCAAAAATGTACTGCCGGAGCCTCTGCTAGGCTGTGCTCTTTGGAGCTGCAGGCCCAAAGGACAAGGTCCTCTGGGGTCCCTTTCGTCCAGCCTCCCTTGGTGTCCCGGGATGAGCACGCTGCCATCTCCagaccctccttcctcttcttggaGAGTCCTCACTGCTCTCTGTGTCTGGGCACCTCCTAACCCACCCCTGAGGACAGCGTCCAGTGTCACCTACTTCTGTCCTGGATACGGACATCTCTGTTGTCAGCATAGCCAGGCATTCCCACAGGCGAGTATCACCGTATCGCCATGGCGTTAATGTGTCTCCCCTCCAGCTGGTGAGCCCTCGGGGAAGGAACCACATTCTGTTCACCCCACAGCCAGCGTCTTTCATGGGGATGGGCTACGCTAGGTACTCAATAGTGGCAGCGGTGGCTGTCCTGGTGGCTGCGGTCAGCCTGCCGACCCGTGGCCTCCCTCCCGCCCCTCGGGCTCTACCCTCCCTTGTCCCAGTCAAATCCCTTCCCTCCCCCGCTCTGTTCTTCCAGCTGTCCtggctttccctttctctcctcaaGGAACCCGCTTTCTCACTGGGCACAGCACACTCTTGCCAAGGCCCGCCTCTGGTCCCCATCCTCTCCGGTGCTCCCCTCTCATTCTCATCCACACCTCGCTGCCTGCTCTGCGTTGCCAGGCTGGTGGGACGGGGTACCGTGCGGGCACAGCCATCATGGGAGGCCTGTGTCTCGTCGGAGCCTCTCATTCCCACCTCCCCCAGCTCCTTACCTCCGTGGCACAGCCGGATGATGAGGATTGTTggaaaggccagcctggagtcGGTTCTGGTCTCTTATATGCTAGACAGCACACCCTTGACCCCTGGGCTGACCATGCCAGGCCAGGCATGCCGTGCTCCCCCTGGCCTCATCAGGAACCAAAGCCCTGCTAAGTGATCCTTCCGCTGGTCCACTGGCCCGGAAGGTTctctccttctttgttttttcaagacagggtttctctgtgtagccctggctcttcgtgaattcactctgtagaccaggctggccttgaacttttgcctttacctcccgagtgctgggattaaaggtgtgtgccaccaccacccggccaCTCTCTCCCATTcttagaaattattattattattttacattctcattttattgtgtgtatgaCTATGTGCATGTAACAGcattcagaggacagctttcaagaGCCCATTCTTTCCTACCACATAGGTcctaggccttgaactcaggccatcaggctggGCACAGATGTCTTTCTCACGGAGCTGCCCCCTGTCTATCTCTCCCATTCTTCAGCCCTCCCCTCTCTGCACTAGCTCCTCCACCCCTATGTCTTCCTGGAACTGGGGATCCCCCCATCCTACCCAGAAAGCCAGGCCACCTGCAAGGAGGAATTGCTTCCTCctgcatccccctcccccatgTTCTGTCTTTTTCACAACATCCAGTGTCCTTTAATGAGCTTCTGAGCCCTCTCCTGGGTTGGGCCTGGTAGGATGGGCTTTACCAGCCCCCGTATCTGACCTAGCCTGGCTTGGGACGAGTACTAACAGCAGCGGTGCCTGCACGGAGAGCTttgggtaaggggagcaggagcctTGGCTGTGCCTACGTGTCCATTGCTCCTCACCAACCTCTTGGCTTCTGGGATCTCAGCACCCTGCTTGTAATCGGCTGTGTCCCCACGTGCCAGGGAGAAGTGCCTGCAGACACCTCAGAAGTGTCTCTAGTCAGAAAGGCTGTTAGATGGCACTCACTGGCCTCCAGGACATGGCGGCAGTGGATTAGCTGGAGTGAGAAGGGTCTTGACCTCTCTGGCAGGTTGGGACCAAGGCTACCTGCGGCCCTGCTCCAGTTTTGGAAGCCAAAGGGCACTAAGTGCGCTGAGGGTTTCATTCCCAAGATCATGGAGGACAGAGCCTCTTTGGCAGGATCTGCTCAGCCTGGGACAAGGTCTTTCAGCCCCCGAGGGCAGGCAGGCATTGCCCGGTTCCTGTTTTTCCTGCCCCAACCAGCACCGTCCTGGGCCTGGACAGCTTTGAGCTCACTCATGCTCAGAAGTCTTTTGACCTGGGCCCCACAGCTGGAAGCCTGCTGCTCTTTCTAGAAGTGTTCTCCACTGAAGCCTTCTCAGCCCTGAGGAGGCAAGGCCAGCAAGACACAACAGCCTAACCGGAAGGAAGGGGTTCGAGACACTTTctgtgccacccccacccccagactcCAACGGAACACTGGCAGGCAGCCAGGTCGAGGAGATGGGCTTGTTCACCCTTGACCGGGGAGGGGGACAGGACCTACGATGAGATCCTCCCCCACATCCTTCCTCCTGCCCATCCACCCTGCCCACCACTGTCCGAGTTCAGCTCTACCCTGTCTCCTCCATCACAGCACCTCGTCTTCCCCCTACCCCCGATGGAGACTGGCAGCTTCTGGAGGGAGGAACAGGTGGCGGACGGGGGACAGTCTTCAAATGAAGGACCCCGGCTCTTCTCGAATTCCGTCTTCTGGCAGAGGAGTGTGTCAGGGGGCTGACAGGGCGTGTGTGTGCCTTGACGGGCGTGGTGgcccggggcgggggggggggggcgcggcAACGCCGAGGCTCCGCACCTCTGGAATGAGCGCGTCCACGCCGGGAGAGGGGGACACACAGGGGAGATATAACCCCTTTAAGCATAGCTAACAGCCACTGCCAGGGCTGGGAGCCCCAGAGGTGTGCAGGATTAGAGTGTGCTGGCATGGGTCTTTGTCAGGCCATGGACCATCACTTGCAGGTCCACAGTGCCCCCTGCTGGCCAAATGGCCCAACCACAGCAACCAGTCCAAAGCTCTTGTGGCGTCCTCACCCGATGCCAGGGAAGATGCCGCCTGCAGGAAGCTGCAGACCTGTGTGTAAATCCCTGTGGCTAGATGTTCCACCCGTGCTGAAACTGTGCCCCTCGCAGGGCCCCTGTGCATCCTGTCACACACCCCTTGGGGTCCCTTTGAGAGAGGGGTGTAAATCTGGAAGCAGGAGTGAGGCTGTTCTCTTGTGAATCTCCTCCTGGCCAGTGAGGTGTGTGGGCTAGTGAGGGGCTGCTCCCCGGTGGCCTCAGGGACCTAAGCCTGAGACACCTTTTGTGCTCTTGATTCTGCCTGGCCAGAGCGCAGTGCCTGACAAGTGGCGACTATGTATTTGCTGGGCAAGTCTGCCCCCTGCTGGCCAGAGCTGGCACCGGCGGGACAGGtgtcctcccctctctctgcttgGTGTTGAGTGGAAACGCCTGTGGGTGGGGCAGGTAGGCGTGGGTCCAGCAGTCTTCACTGCCCTCTGACCCCCGCTGTTCCGGAGGAGGCCTGGATGGCCTGGCCCCGGTCTGGGTCTGTAGCTTCTTCCCGACGCTCTTCTGAGGCAAAGCTGAGGAGTGAGGGAGAGCCTGGCAGCAGCTACAGAGCAGAGCTCCCGGCTCACCTCTCAGAGGTGCTGTCCTTCCTGGTGTCTAACCCTCAGTCGTGATCACATTCTCTCCTCAGGGCAACTGTATGGCGGCTAAATACATCCCAACTGAAGGATTCACCACTGCAGTTGCAGCAAGACTCGGACGTGGGGCCTGGCGATGGTGGTGCAGCCTTCAgtctctcagcacttgggaggcagaagcaggcagacctgagttcgaggccagcccgatCTACAGAGCACGTTGCAgcacagctggggctacacagagaacccttgtGTCGAAAAACCAGAAAAGTAAAacatcataataataaaaatgaaataaaataaattggatGCCAGTGGCCAGTTTCCACTCTGGACTCCTTAACCACGCCTCTGGGCTGGGTCCTGAGCTGCTCGTGTCTTTACCCTGTTCCTCACGGAGAAGCAGTGGGTACCAGCACCTCTCCCCTTCAGCTCATCTGGTTCCTCATTCCCCGGTGAGGAGAAAGGGTGTGACCCATTTTACAGGTTAGCAGTGGAGGCTCAGAAGTTTCCTGAGTGTCGTGGGCGACTGGACAAGCAAGGCAAGGACaggacaggaggggaggagggtgtgaCGGGTGTGACGAGGGGCATCACAAGGGCAGAGGAGAGAAGGCCTGGGGAGGCGGAGCTGGGTGAGCGGATGAACGGCGCTGTACCCTCAGCACAGGCTCCCAACACAGCTTGGGAGACCCAGAGGGCTAGCTCCAGGCGAGGACTCTCGGGACTGAACCTGGCCGTCATCCCTTTGGAATCTCAAGGGGCTGTGGCTGATCCACTCCCCACCCTGCCCACACTCGCAGGCCCTCCTCACGTGGCAGGGACTTGACCTCGCTGAGGGGATGGGGGACACGTGACTTGGATCTAGACCTTCTTCTTGGCCCTCAGCCCTCTCCTGGTCCCCTCTGTTTCTGCATTTGGTCTCCCCCTCACCCCACCGCAGCTCTC of Meriones unguiculatus strain TT.TT164.6M chromosome 8, Bangor_MerUng_6.1, whole genome shotgun sequence contains these proteins:
- the Aqp6 gene encoding aquaporin-6 produces the protein MEAVLCSRVKLLAGRLWTAISKALFAEFLATGLYVFFGVGSVLPWPVALPSVLQIAITFNLATATAVQISWKTSGAHANPAVTLAYLVGSYISLPRAVAYIAAQLAGATVGAALLYGVTPGGVRETLGVNVVHNSTSIGQAVAVELVLTLQLVLCVFASTDSRQTLGSPAAMIGTSVALGHLIGIYFTGCSMNPARSFGPAVIVGKFAVHWIFWVGPLTGAVLASLIYNFILFPDTKTVSQRLAILVGTTKVEKVVGVEPQKKESQTNSEDTEVSV